The Pseudomonas orientalis genome contains a region encoding:
- a CDS encoding helix-turn-helix domain-containing protein: MHKENPHRASVLQHVSQNVRRLRHAADLSQTALAEKSGVSRRMLVAIEAGEKNVSLSTLDRVAEALEVAFSDLIQAPDAGDHSRINELAWAGDIPGSKAVLLAKATARREVELWEMRLEPGDRYRPEPDPQGWSVQVFVFDGCLTLTLDGTNKHIAAGEFFMFSSDQAHVYCNDGVGAVRFVRNVVI; the protein is encoded by the coding sequence GTGCACAAAGAAAATCCACACCGGGCTTCGGTCCTGCAACACGTCAGCCAGAACGTTCGGCGCCTGCGCCACGCAGCCGACTTGAGCCAGACCGCGCTTGCGGAAAAGTCCGGGGTCAGCCGGCGCATGCTGGTGGCCATCGAGGCCGGTGAAAAGAACGTCAGCCTGTCCACCCTGGACCGTGTGGCCGAAGCGCTGGAGGTGGCGTTCAGCGATCTGATCCAGGCACCGGATGCCGGCGACCACAGTCGCATCAATGAGCTGGCCTGGGCGGGGGATATCCCCGGCAGCAAAGCCGTGTTGCTGGCCAAGGCCACGGCGCGGCGTGAAGTCGAACTGTGGGAGATGCGTCTGGAGCCGGGTGATCGCTATCGTCCGGAACCTGATCCGCAAGGCTGGAGCGTGCAGGTCTTTGTGTTCGACGGCTGTTTGACCCTGACGTTGGATGGCACGAACAAACACATAGCGGCGGGTGAGTTTTTTATGTTTTCCAGCGATCAAGCCCACGTCTATTGCAATGATGGCGTCGGGGCTGTTCGGTTTGTTCGCAATGTGGTGATTTGA
- a CDS encoding DMT family transporter encodes MTAQHSPSRFNRFSKAECILVVITMIWGGTFLLVQHAMSVSGPMFFVGLRFAAAAIVVGFFSLRTLRDLTLFELKAGVFIGVAIMFGYGLQTIGLQTILSSQSAFITALYVPFVPLLQWLVLGRRPGLMPSIGIMLAFAGLMLLTGPAGASLNFSSGEIATLIGAVAIAAEIILISAFAGQVDVRRVTVVQLATASLLSFLMVVPMGEPLPGFSWLLLFSAVGLGLTSAVIQVAMNWAQQSVSPTRATLIYAGEPVWAGVVGRIAGERFPPIAMAGAVLIVVAVIVSELKTRGQKAVELRDEREQEQQG; translated from the coding sequence ATGACTGCCCAGCACTCCCCTTCGCGTTTCAATCGTTTCAGCAAAGCCGAATGCATCCTGGTGGTCATCACCATGATCTGGGGCGGCACCTTCTTGCTGGTGCAGCATGCCATGAGCGTCAGCGGGCCGATGTTTTTCGTCGGCCTGCGCTTTGCGGCAGCGGCCATTGTGGTCGGCTTTTTCTCCCTGCGTACGCTACGCGACCTGACGCTGTTCGAGTTGAAGGCCGGGGTGTTCATCGGCGTGGCGATCATGTTCGGCTACGGCTTGCAGACCATTGGCCTGCAGACGATCCTGAGCAGCCAGTCGGCGTTCATCACCGCGCTCTATGTGCCGTTTGTACCTTTATTGCAGTGGCTGGTGCTGGGTCGGCGTCCGGGGTTAATGCCGAGCATTGGCATCATGCTGGCGTTTGCCGGGTTGATGCTGTTGACCGGCCCGGCCGGTGCTTCGCTGAATTTCAGCTCCGGTGAAATCGCCACGCTGATCGGTGCCGTGGCGATTGCCGCCGAAATCATCCTGATCAGCGCTTTTGCCGGGCAAGTGGACGTGCGGCGGGTGACCGTGGTGCAACTGGCCACGGCGTCGCTGCTGTCATTCCTGATGGTGGTGCCGATGGGCGAGCCGTTGCCGGGCTTTTCCTGGCTGCTGTTGTTCAGCGCGGTGGGCCTGGGCTTGACCAGTGCGGTAATCCAGGTGGCGATGAACTGGGCGCAGCAGAGCGTGTCGCCGACCCGGGCCACCTTGATCTATGCCGGCGAGCCGGTGTGGGCCGGCGTAGTCGGGCGGATTGCCGGCGAGCGCTTCCCGCCGATCGCGATGGCAGGCGCGGTGTTGATTGTGGTGGCGGTGATTGTGAGCGAGTTGAAAACGCGGGGCCAAAAAGCCGTCGAGTTGCGCGATGAAAGGGAACAGGAACAGCAAGGGTAG